The Pseudarthrobacter psychrotolerans genome includes a region encoding these proteins:
- a CDS encoding tautomerase family protein gives MPLVRIDVNSGRTPAQLRGISDGIHAAILGSYAIPERDLFHILTEHPAGQLRAQDAGLGFDRTEGVVMIQIFTQGGRSQEAKSELFERIAEELAAVGVDGADVFIGYVENGPGDWSFGFGRAQYITGELSVPAR, from the coding sequence ATGCCGTTGGTGCGTATTGATGTGAACTCAGGCCGGACACCGGCCCAGCTGCGCGGGATCAGTGACGGGATCCATGCCGCCATCCTGGGCAGTTATGCCATTCCGGAGCGCGACCTTTTCCACATCCTCACGGAGCACCCCGCCGGGCAGCTGCGGGCGCAGGATGCCGGCCTGGGCTTTGACCGCACTGAGGGGGTGGTGATGATCCAGATCTTCACGCAGGGGGGTCGGAGCCAGGAAGCCAAGAGCGAGCTCTTTGAACGCATCGCCGAGGAACTGGCAGCCGTCGGAGTCGACGGTGCCGATGTTTTCATTGGCTATGTGGAGAACGGGCCCGGAGACTGGTCGTTCGGCTTTGGCCGCGCGCAGTACATCACCGGAGAACTCTCGGTTCCGGCCCGCTAG
- the iolC gene encoding 5-dehydro-2-deoxygluconokinase, whose amino-acid sequence MIETHDVLTIGRISVDIYPNEIGVDLEDVTSFGKYLGGSPSNVAVAAARHGRRTAVITRTGEDPFGTYLHRELRKFKVDDRFVSSVPVWPTPVTFCAIKPPDDFPLYFYRTPTAPDLQIAADELDLDAIRGARIFWSTVTGLCQEPSRGAHIAAHEARPRAALTDGQFTVLDLDYRPMFWASEDEARVQVAKILPHVTVAIGNDKECAVAVGEGTPDEQADRLLAAGVEIAVVKLGPDGVMAATRTERVVSAPLPVETVNGLGAGDSFGGAFCHGLLSGWPLQQVLDYANAAGAIVASRLSCADAMPTPEEVKSLLAERGRQVPND is encoded by the coding sequence ATGATCGAGACACATGATGTCCTCACCATCGGACGCATCAGCGTCGACATCTACCCCAACGAAATTGGAGTAGATCTGGAGGACGTGACGAGCTTCGGCAAGTATCTGGGCGGTTCGCCGTCCAATGTGGCCGTTGCCGCCGCCCGGCACGGGCGCCGCACCGCCGTCATCACCCGCACGGGGGAGGACCCCTTCGGCACGTATCTGCACCGGGAACTGCGCAAGTTTAAGGTCGATGACCGTTTCGTGAGCTCCGTTCCGGTGTGGCCGACGCCGGTGACGTTCTGCGCGATCAAGCCGCCGGACGATTTCCCGCTGTACTTCTACCGGACGCCGACAGCCCCGGATCTGCAGATCGCCGCCGATGAACTCGATCTCGATGCGATTCGCGGCGCGCGCATTTTCTGGTCCACCGTGACCGGCCTGTGCCAGGAACCAAGCCGCGGCGCCCACATAGCCGCACACGAGGCGCGCCCTCGCGCCGCACTGACCGACGGACAGTTCACGGTGCTGGATCTGGACTACCGCCCGATGTTTTGGGCCTCCGAGGACGAAGCTCGGGTGCAGGTGGCGAAGATCCTCCCGCATGTCACCGTCGCGATCGGTAACGACAAGGAATGCGCCGTTGCGGTCGGCGAGGGTACCCCGGACGAGCAGGCCGACCGTCTGCTGGCGGCCGGAGTAGAGATTGCGGTCGTGAAGCTGGGGCCCGACGGCGTTATGGCCGCCACCCGCACGGAGCGCGTCGTGTCGGCGCCGCTTCCGGTGGAGACGGTCAACGGTCTGGGGGCTGGGGATTCCTTCGGCGGCGCGTTCTGCCACGGTCTGCTCTCCGGCTGGCCGCTGCAGCAGGTGCTGGACTACGCCAATGCCGCTGGCGCAATCGTCGCTTCCCGGCTCTCCTGCGCGGACGCGATGCCAACACCCGAAGAAGTCAAGAGTTTGCTCGCAGAACGAGGACGGCAGGTACCCAATGACTGA
- a CDS encoding deoxyribose-phosphate aldolase: protein MTDTQNPAALRDPRRYEQLSALRLERPGAVLEAAKARTPHPGLRADRQNFIVAADHPARGALAVGPQEHAMADRRDLLDRLQIALANPAVDGILASPDIMDDLLLLGALDGKLVFGSMNRGGLAGSINEIDDRFTGHTAAALAELGATGGKMLTRICLGDPATVATLEATAKAIDSLAERGLVAMLEPFLSVWDNGRVRNDLSADAVIKSVGIASALGSTSAYTWMKLPVVPEMERVMAATTMPTVLLGGDPDGSPDEVFSSWEAALALPGVRGLTVGRTLLYPKDGDVAAAVATAASLFSTRPSTNSTTPKAQD from the coding sequence ATGACTGATACCCAGAATCCTGCGGCGCTGCGGGACCCCCGCCGCTATGAGCAGCTGAGCGCTCTCCGGCTCGAACGACCGGGAGCGGTCCTCGAGGCCGCGAAGGCCCGCACCCCGCACCCGGGGCTGCGTGCCGACCGGCAGAACTTCATCGTCGCCGCCGATCATCCGGCCCGCGGCGCCCTGGCCGTAGGCCCGCAGGAACATGCGATGGCGGACCGCCGGGACCTGCTTGACCGCTTGCAGATTGCCCTGGCCAACCCGGCAGTGGACGGCATCCTGGCGTCCCCGGACATCATGGATGACCTGCTCCTGCTGGGGGCCCTGGACGGCAAGCTGGTCTTCGGGTCGATGAACCGCGGCGGGCTGGCTGGGTCCATCAACGAGATCGACGACCGCTTCACCGGCCACACCGCCGCCGCGCTGGCGGAACTGGGGGCCACCGGCGGCAAGATGCTGACCCGGATCTGCCTGGGCGACCCGGCCACCGTCGCGACCCTGGAAGCGACCGCCAAGGCCATCGACAGTCTGGCCGAACGCGGGCTGGTGGCCATGTTGGAGCCGTTCCTGTCCGTCTGGGACAACGGCCGGGTACGGAACGATCTGAGCGCCGACGCGGTGATCAAGTCCGTGGGCATCGCCTCCGCACTGGGATCCACCAGCGCCTACACCTGGATGAAGCTTCCGGTGGTGCCGGAGATGGAGCGCGTGATGGCGGCAACCACCATGCCCACCGTGCTGCTGGGCGGGGATCCGGACGGCTCCCCGGACGAGGTCTTCTCCAGCTGGGAGGCGGCCCTTGCGCTGCCAGGTGTGCGCGGGCTCACTGTTGGGCGGACGCTTCTGTACCCCAAGGACGGTGATGTGGCGGCAGCCGTCGCCACCGCAGCCTCGCTGTTCAGCACCCGCCCAAGCACCAATTCCACGACACCGAAAGCGCAGGACTAG
- a CDS encoding recombinase family protein, producing the protein MRIGYGRISTRDQHPEAQHDALRAAGCEQVFLDTASGKLARRPELDKALLSANRSGDQLVVTKLDRLGRSLENLIELSKTLQERGVDLVVLDQGVDTSTPAGRMFFQIIGSIAEFEHALMSERTRDGLAAARARGRTGGQKPKLGPRQVKLAREMYEEKDADGKRAHTVEQIAQEFGVTRPTIYRHLANP; encoded by the coding sequence ATGCGAATCGGATACGGGCGTATCTCAACGCGCGATCAACACCCCGAGGCCCAACACGACGCCCTGCGCGCGGCCGGCTGCGAGCAGGTGTTCCTCGACACCGCCTCGGGGAAACTCGCCCGCAGGCCCGAACTCGACAAGGCGCTGCTCTCGGCCAACCGGTCCGGCGATCAGCTGGTTGTCACCAAGCTGGACCGGCTCGGGCGATCGCTGGAAAACCTCATCGAGCTGTCCAAGACACTGCAGGAGCGTGGCGTGGACCTGGTGGTCCTGGACCAGGGCGTCGACACGTCCACACCCGCCGGGCGGATGTTCTTCCAGATCATCGGCTCGATCGCCGAGTTCGAACACGCGCTGATGTCCGAACGGACCCGTGACGGGCTCGCCGCCGCCCGAGCACGCGGGCGGACTGGCGGGCAGAAACCAAAACTCGGCCCCCGCCAGGTCAAGCTGGCCCGCGAAATGTATGAGGAAAAGGACGCCGACGGGAAACGTGCCCACACCGTCGAGCAGATCGCCCAGGAATTCGGCGTCACCAGGCCCACCATTTACCGGCACCTGGCCAACCCATAA